In Atopobium sp. oral taxon 416, the genomic stretch GCATCCGTTCGCTCAAAGGTAGAGCATCCCTTCCTTATCGTGAAGCGGCGCTTCGACCCTTTAAGGAAGCGCTACTAGGGGATAGAGAAGATGCCTGTATGCTCGAGTCTGCCTCGCCCTTGCAAACCTTACCCATGTGCATCTTTGCCGGCAGGCTGCACCTCCCGGCTCCCAGCGTCGCTTGATCTGTCTTGGAGCCTTCTTGCGGTGCATGGGGCAGGACAGATGCCAGGATAGCGACTCCTGCACGTGCTGGATGAGCAACCTTTTCTGCCTTTCCCGCATACCGGCCCAGAAAAGTCGTGTGGTCGGTCCTCTCTAACACGTTATGGGGCATTAATCATCGTTTCCCTAGCGTATGAACCAAGAGCTCCACGAGGGGACGGTACTGTCCGATACTGGTGCTTGCACGTGCAAATACTCAGCTGTAGATATACTATGCGCGTTGTAACACGGAAACTAATACGTATTTATTTGCAGGCAGCCATATGTTACCCCATTCTGTAGATGAATTATCTTCTAGATAGCAGATCTGATCAATATTCAAGACCGGAGCTGTTTCATCGCAGTTCAATAACTTGCCCAGCATCTTGCCGGCTATCCTTGCGCCATAGCGTACCTTCGCATATCCAAGTTTTTTCCCAGAAACTTCTTCGATGGCGCTGAAGAGTGTTTTGTCCGCATAGTCAAACTTATCTATGCCGGGGCAAGTCAGCATATTGATACGGCTTTCCATATAGAGAAGGGGTCCGTCAGAGGTAGACCGGACACGCCTCAGATAATACACTGGTGCGTTTAGGGGGATGCCTAGACGTTGCGAACATGTCTTGTCAGCAGGAATGACTTCTGATCCAATGACCTCGGTTGAAAAATCTATGCCTTGCATACGTAATGATTCAGCAAAAGAAAGCAAGCTATTGCCGGTGAGGTGCTCGATATTGGGCTTTATTACGAAACTTCCCTTGCCTTTGACCTTCGTTATGAGGCCCTCGTTGACTAATATTTGAATTCCCTTTTGCACGGTACCTCTGCTGTACCCGAATTCATTCATGAATTCGTGCTCTGATGGAAGCTTCGTGCCTTCGGGCCATTCCTGAGAATAGACTTTATCCCGAATGTAGTCAGCTAGTTGGACGTGCAGAGGCGAAGAGCTATCAGATGAATATCCCATTTTATATCACTCACTCAATCCAATGTTGAGCCTAGGTCATTTCTGTAACAGCCCAAATTATAAGAGTAACCCCTCCAATAAAGAGGAGGAGAATAGTCAGGCCATTCAACCCTAAGAAAGTTGAATGGATAGCATTATACAATCCACTCTGCCATGTTTCTCCAGGCAGCGTGTTGCCTTTAATGACAACGATACATGCGCGAATCGCGAAGATAATAATAGCAATGCCAAGCGCAATGCGCACAACTCCCAAGGCCGTTTTCTCTTGTGCCAATGAGCGTACGTCAATGCCATAAATGTTAGGCAAGACATATGCAAGCAAGGCAATGATCGTCAAGGATGCCGCAAGATACGACAGCCCCCTCTGCATGCTATGGTCAAATTCTTTTGTAACGCCCTGCTGCTGGCGATTCGATTTCATAGTTGCCTCCACCTGCTGAATATAAATACATAGTCAAGTTGATATGGTTTCAACATAGATATAATTGTCCACAAATAAAAGAACAAGTTAGGGAGGTTTAGGTAAATGGTAAAGATTGCACCTTCACTAATGAACATGAGCTTGCTCCAAGTAAAAGCTGACTTGGAGCAATTGGACGCCATTGCTGATCTCTATCATGTTGACATCATCGATGGCCACTACGTCCATAATATGTGCCTAACTCCACACTTCATAGAGCAGATTCGGCCAATCACGTCGAAGCCGATAGAAGCTCATCTCTATGTTGAGGGCGTAGATAGGCAAATGATAGATGCGTGCATTGATGCCGGCGCTACGCTGCTCACCTTGCCTGCAGATGATGTCGCCCGGTCCATTCATAGAATGGCTGACTATATACATAAACGGGGAGCCGAGGTTGGAATCTTTCTAAACCCAACAATCCCGGTAGAGTCGATTATGGAATATGCCATTGAGCTTGATTCTCTTTTGATACTCTCAGTGGATCCTGGATTTACTGGCCAGAAGTTTCTTGAAGGGACGTATCGCCGTATAAGGAAGGCAAAAGAGATCCGAGTGCAGACCAAGGCACACTACAAGATTGCTATTGACGGAGGCTGCAATTCTGAGAACTTCTTTCAGCTCATTGAAGCAGGATGTGATGTGCTGAATCTCGGGAGAGGTTTATTTGAGAATGGAAGTAATCTCAAAGAGGCAGCCTACCGTACGAAGAAGGGGATAGAGGTTGCTGAGTCGCAGGTTCTGCGTGAGCACAAGGTATAGATGCCACAATGTTACAAAAACGTAGACAGGAACCATCCATCTTCAAATTGCAGCCGTCTACAGAATATCAAACATGACTATGAAATAATATACAAGAATATACACAGGTGCGGCACATTAGAAAGTCGACGAGGAGGTGTGTAATTTAATGGTAGGGATTGTCATCGCATCGCATGGCAGTTATGGGGACGGTCTTGTTGATGCATTGGAGCTGCTGACTGGCAAGCAGGAGAGGGTATGCGCCGTAGGTCTAAGGCGCGGCGAGGTACCCGACGATTACAAGCGAAAGCTGCAAAATGCAATCGCTGGTGTAGACGATGGCGACGGAACGCTCGTGCTAGTCGATTTGTTCGGAGGCACACCGTCAAATGTTACTGCGCAAAGCCTGCTGGATCCAAATGTAAGCGCAATAGCTGGAGTAAATCTAGCAATGCTGCTGGATGTTGTGTTCAGCCGCGATGAAATGAACCTCTCTGAGCTGACAAGCGAGGCATTGACTGCTGGGCACGGAGGCATCGTTGATATACGTCAGAAGCTTTCTGAGGTAGATGCAGAGAATGACGATGCCGATTTCTAAGGGAGCGTGGTGTTTATGCAGGCTGTAGGTATGAATAATGTCGTTTTGACACGAGTAGATGATAGGCTCGTTCATGGCCAAGTTATGACTTCTTGGCAAAAGGCGACTGGTGCGAATAAGTTCATGGTGGTTGACGATGAAGTCGCTGCCAATGACTTGATGAAGACCGTTTTGAAAGGCGTGGTCTCGAGCAACGTGAAGCTTGGCGTCTTCACTATTCAAAAGGCTGCTGACAGGTTAATTAAGGGGTTCAAGCCAACTGACAAGGTCATCATTTTGGTTAAAACACCTCTCACAATTCTTGAGCTTTCGGATGCAGGGATAGATTTTAAGACCCTGAATATCGGTGGTATGGGCATTTCCGGAAACCGCAAGACCTTCTACCAGAATATTGCTTGCTCTGATGAAGAGCTCGATGCGATGCGCACTCTTATCAAGAGAGGCTGCAACATCACGGTTCAGATTGTGGTTGACGATCCCAAGAAGGACGTCGCTGAACTTCTGAAGTAAGCGCTTGTCTTATTGGTCATGGTAATAAAGGGAGGTGCTCTGATCTATGCAGATTACTCTGTTACAGGCATTCTTGGTTGGTGTCGTGTACTACATGGGTTTTGTCGGCACGCCGTGGTTGATCGGTTGCCTTGGTAGCCTTTCGACAATCCAAAAGCCACTTGTGGCTGGCGTATTGGTCGGGGTAATTCTGGGTGACCCAGTACAGGGGTGCATCATTGGTGCAGCTGTGCAGATGCCGTTCATTGCTTATATCTTTGCTGGCGGTGCGCAGCCTAACGATCCTGGTCTTGCCGGTACTCTGGGCGTGGCGCTTGCTTTGGCAGCAGGTCTCGAACCAGACGCCGCGGTGGCAATTTCCGTGCCTATTGCGCTTGTTGGCACTATCGTTAACGTTATTCGCATGACTTTCGACGTAAGCTTCGTGCATATGATTGATCGCGCATGCGAACGTGGCGATATGAAGCGTGCGGTATTTCTCCACATTGTTCCTCCTCAGATTCTTTGCTTCATCCTCTGCGTTGTGCCGGTTACTTTGGGCTGCTATTACGGTGTCGATGCCGTTACGAGCATGATTAATGTCATGCAGGGAAGGCCGCTCTATACCCTCGAGGTTATCGGCGGAATCCTTCCTGCGCTCGGAATCGCTATGAATCTTCGCACCCTTGATCGTCCGGGTACGCTGCTTTGGTTTGTCTTCGGATTCGTCCTTAGCTCCTACCTCGGATTGGGCTCTATGCCTGTTGCAATCATCGGCTTCATCATTGCGTTCTTCTATGTCCAGCTTGAGATGAAGGCAGAAGAAGATCGTTCGTTGACTGAGGTACCAAAGCAGATTGTGACATCCGCTTCGACTTCCAGCGTCGCATCTGAAGATTCCGATGACGACTTCAAATAGGAGGAGATTGTCATGGCAGAGAATGTTGAGAATGTAGCAGTTACCGCTAATGCAGGAACCGGCCACCATCTTGACAAGAAAGATGTAACTAAGGCTTGGTTCAAATGGGTATGCTTGTCGAATACGAATTACAACTATGAGCGGTTGATGGCATCTGCCTTACTAGCATCGTTCTCTCATGTTCCAGACAAGCTTTATCCTGGTGACAAGCAGAAAAAGATTGAATTCATGAAGCGCCAGATGGAGTTCTACAATACAGAGCCTCACTTTGGATGCATTATTAATGGTCTTGCCCTTTCGATGGAAGAGGAGATGGCAAATGGCTCTGCGGTGACTCCAGAGGCAATCACTGCAGTGAAAACCGGCCTCATGGGACCATTTGCCGGAATCGGCGACACTCTGTGGCAGGGAACCCTCACGCCAATTCTCCTTGCAATAGCGATGCCGCTTGCTTCCCAAGGCAATCTTCTTGGCCCACTGCTCTACTGTATCCTGATGTACGCAATCATGCTCTTTATTTCTCACTCTATGTTCTTTACGGGTTATAACTCGGGCAAGGAAGGTATTGAATCGATGATGGCATCGGGTTCGATTAAGCGCCTGATTGCCACTGCATCTACAATGGGCGCTATCGTTCTTGGCTGTTTGGCGAATAGCTACGTCACCTGCACGTCCTATCTGCAAATTCCTGTCGGTGAGGGATACATCGATCTCCAAACTACCCTTGATTCAATCCTGAAAGGTGGAGTGCCGTTGGCAATTACACTGCTTGCGTGGTATCTTCTCAAGAAGAAGAACATGAATTCTACTCTTGTTCTTGTGATTCTTGTAATTATCGGTATTATTCTTGGCGCGACTGGCCTGTTTGGCGGTTCTGCTGCATAAGTAGAAGGGCCTGGCCTTGGTTGATTCCAAGGCCAGGCCCATGTAGATGATGATTCAGCTGCTATATACCATCTCAATATAGATGAGAAACGGTGCATATCATGGATAAGATCACGCTTAAGCGTCCATTCTTTGTAGTAAATCCCAAATCGTATCTTTATGGTGAGAAACTGCATCAGCTCGCAAAGAAGACGGATGAGCTTTGCGAAAAGTATAATCTCCAGTCACTATTTACCGCCCAACTTGTTGATTTGCCCTGGGTAGTTGCGAATTGTTCACATGTTATCCCCTGTGCACAGACTATGGAAAGCCTCAAGCCAGGTAGGGGTATGGGACATGTATTGCCTGAGGCGTTGGCGGCGGCTGGCGTAAGAGCGACGTTTCTCAATCATGCAGAGAACCCAATGACAATCGGTGAGCTTGCACGAACCATACAACGTGCACGTGAAGTGGGAATACTTACATGCGTTTGCGCCGACTCTGTTGAGGAGGCCCGTGCGATTGCAGAACTGCACCCAGATATTGTGACATGCGAGCTTAATAATCTGATTGGTACCAGTCAGATAGCGGGTAAGGATTACATTCGTAAGTCTACCGAGGCTGTAAAATCGGTGTCCCCACAGACAATGGTCCTTCAGGCTGCTGGTATCTCCACTGCGCAAGATGTCCACGATGCAATCTTCTATGGCGGCGATGCAACGGGCGGAACATCCGGCATTGTATGCGCGCCGGATCCGCTTGTAAAGCTGGATGAGCTGTTTGCCGTACTCGACCAGGTCCGTAGCGAAATTTAAAGGTGAATACGAACGATGAGCATATATAAAGATGAAGTAATAGTAAAGACAGCCGCAGACAAACCGACATATGTGAACATCACAATTGATGTATCGCAGGCTGTTGAAAAATCTGGAATTAAGGAAGGTATCGTTGCGGTAATCAGCGAGCATACTACCTGTGCTGTCTACTCGGATGAATATGATCATGACCGTACTCCAGATGGAGATACATTCTTGCAGGCAGATCTTTCTGACGGGCTGGAAAAAATCTTCCCAGAACAGCATGACTGGAAAACATATAGATATCCAGGAGTGGTGCATTTCAGCGAAGTTGAATCATGGCCCAATGTGGATTCCTATCTTCCAAATGGCGATCGCACGATGCTTTGGAATGGAGATGCTCACCTCCGCTCTACGCTGATTGGCGGGAGCCAGATATTCGAAGTCGCAAAGGGCAAGCTGCAGATGAATGGACTGGCAAGCATATTCTTTGCTGATTTTGATAGAACGCGTGAGCGTGTGAGAAAGATCAGAGTAATTGTACTGGGCGATTGATTGCTCGCCAAGAAGAAACGAGGAGCATCCTATGCTTATAAATCTCAAGGACATGTGCACAATTGCTGAACAAAACAATATGGCAATTGCTCAATTTGACACTCCAAGTTTGGAAGCAGTTAGAGCTGCATTGGATGCCGCTGAAGAGCTCGGCTATCCTGTTATATTGGCACATGCTGAGGGGCATGAACCTTTCGTTCCCCTTGATGCTATTGGTCCAGTAATGGTTGAGCTGGCAGAGCGTTCGAGTGCGTTTGTTTGTGTGCATCTTGACCACTGTGAGCGTCTTTCCTATATGCGGCGCGCGCTTGAGCTTGGCTTCAATGGAGTTATGTATGACGGATCATATCTTCCATATGATCAGAATGTTGAGAATTCGCAGTATGCAGCCGAGATGTGCGCTGGCTTTGATGCTGGCCTGGAATGCGAACTGGGCTCAATGGGTTCTCGAGAGGCTGGCCAGCGTGCTGAGGGTGGTACCGCAGAGGAATCAGGCGCAATATACACTGACCCGAAGCAGGCAATGGACTTCATTACATCCACAGGCCTTGATGCTCTTGCATGTTCGTTCGGAACTGTTCATGGCTTATACAAAGGAAAGCCCAATCTCAATTTCGATGTTCTGAGGAAAATAAGAAAGCAGTGCAAAATTCCGCTTGTTATGCATGGCGGGTCTGGGGTTTCTGATGATGACTACGTCAAGTCTATAAATGTGGGAATCAGGAAGATCAATTACTACACATACGGGGTATTGTACGCAGGCAACGCGGTCAAAAAGATTGTCAATGAAGCTGGCGAGGAGCCTGTTTATTGGCATGATATGACAATGGCTGCTTATGATGCGCTCTTGGCTGATTTCAAGTCTACAATGAAGGTATTTGCGAACGGGGCCAAGCCGCTGGTTTAAGCTATCCATGGAAAGTAATTGACTGAGCTTTAAGTGAGCAGTGAGGCAGGAGTCGCACCAATCGTTTGAAGCAATTGACTGATGTCTTTCATTCCCAATAGAGATGGAAGGCATTATTATGTCATAAGGACATATATTACATATGCCTGATGGATGCTTCGAAGTTCTTTGAACGTTCTTCTGCACCGATATGTTGTTGGCGCCGGGCGATAATCGCCAGCGGGGGTGGTAACGAGAATCCGTACATGCCTCGGTCCCGTCAATAGTCTTTCGCACTTTCTCCAGCCGGGGTCCCGCCCCGGTAGTCGAAGCTAGCCTTCCTGTCTCTTGAGCACCTCTCTGTCGTCCCATCTGTCCAGCAGGTCGGTGTCGAGGTAGCGCCTGGAGCCCCAGCCGCCCTCGGCCACGTACTTGCACTTCGCCGCCGCCAGCTTCCCCGCAGCGTCTTCCGCCGGGAAGCTGCCCACGGCGGCGCTGCGCCTCTTGATCTGCCAGCTCAGCCGCTCTATGCCGTTGTCCGTGCGGATCCTCCTTCAAGTGCTCCGGCATCAAGAGCACGTAGGTGAGCGTCTCCTCGACGCCCTGAGCTCTAAGGCTACCTCCTTTGCCTTTGCCAGGTACTTCGCGTAGCTCTTTTGTGATCGCCTTGAGCAAGGCCGCGACGGCCTTGTAGCGGGTCCTGGGCAGCTTGTCGAGCACGGTGCGCGTGGGTGGCAGCGCTGCTACATCGCGTGCAGGGACACCTCCTGTATTGCCCCAGCATACCTGCGGAGTTGTCGGCGCTGAACATGCACACTCCCGACAGGGCGCGCTCGTGCAACCTGACCCCTGTCAATATAATGGACAGAGGAATCTCAGATTTTTTATGCGGTCTGCATCGCCTTTGGATCGTATGCAAGGCCTCTCTCGAAGCGCTCGAAGAACTCCTGCATCACCTCTTCCGGTACGCGATCTCCTATGGACTTATGCGGGCGGAAGCGGTTGTAGTACGACTCGATTAAACTCGTGTGCCTTGTGCTTGGTCGTTGCTGCATCGAAGAGGCGCTTATGGTAGTACCATTCGTTCTTGAGCGTGGCGAAAAGCGATTCGGCGAGCGCATTGTCGTGGCAGCTTCCGGTTCTCCCCACGGAGAGCCTCACGTCGTGTGCGGCTGCCCAGGCGGTCAGCTCTGAGCTCGTGTACTGGCTGCCACGGTCACTGTGGAATATGGCCCCTTTGGCCACGTATCCGCGCGAATATGCCATCTTCAGGGCAAAGACGACAAGCCCTGCCCTCATGTTGTCCTGTATGCTTCAGCCCACCACCATGTGTGTGCACAGATCGTGTGCGACGGCGAGATATATAAAGCCTGCCGTGGTCCTGCGATAGGTTGTATCGCCCACGAGCTTGGCTGTCGGCACAAGACACGAAAAGCCGCGCCGGGTGAGGGCGCTGCGCTCGGGGGTATCAAGTGCGGGCAGCGTCGTTCTCTTGGAGGCATTGGATCAGATGCCGCAGATGCCAAGCTCGACCATGCACCTGCGCACGCGATAGCGAGTCGTCACTGTAAATTTTGCGTAACTTTGGATCTCCTGTGAGCTTGGATCAGACCTTGCAAAAGCTAAAGCGCCTGTCGCTTTCCTCCCATATCGCGCAGATGGCTTCCTTGAGGAGACCCCATAGGTCCTCACCGCCTTTGGCCTTGAGCCATCTGTAGAAGTGAGCCCTGCTCACCTCCAGTATGCGCGCCATCATCGAGACGCTGTAGGTTGCCCTCTTCTCCAGCATGAGCTAAAACCTGTCCTTCAACAGAGGCTTCTGGCGAAGAAGGCTGCCTCTTTTTAGGAACTCGTTCTCGCTCTCGAGCTCGTGTATACGCCTGTTGGCCCTGTCGAGCTGCTTGTGCTCCTCGGTCCTTTCCTGGGTCACCCTTTTGGTCTTTGAGTGCTTGATGATCCAGTCGTTTAAGGTCTTGTCGTTGACCTCAAGCTTCGCGGCGCATCCTCTGATGCTCTTCTTCGGGTTGGCCTTACGTGCCTTCCTGTAGTAGTCGATAGCCTCAAGGCAATACTTCCTCAGTGTAGTGCCTGGGTGTTTCCGGCTTCGTGCGGGACTTTGCCTTCTCTATCTCGCTTGCGCTCACCGACATCTCATCTCTTCAATCTGCTGGTGTTGGTAGGTGGGTATCTGGACAGAGCATATCTGTTGCCAGTCCCTGAATCCCACTGTCCACCAAAAGATTACAGCTCACATCTCGGCGAGCTTACTGCACAGCCCGGCCCTGAGCCCCTTCGGGGCGGCCTCGGCCACGTTGCGCGAGAAGTGGCCCCGGGCAGCGCCGAGTGGACGGCCGCCACCAGCCCCTCGCAGGCGTCGGAGGTGACCACGCGCATGCTCGCCAGGCCGCGCGCGGCGAGCGAGGACAGGAAGCTCGACCAGGCCCCTTAAGTCTCGCCGTCGGCGAGCTCGACGCCGAGCACCTCCTTGCCACCCGTCGGCGTCAGCCCGGCGTCCACGAGCAGCGCCTTCGGCTTGACGCGGTCGTCCTTGCGCGCCTTGAGGTAGGTCGCGTCGACCATAACGAAGGGGTGGGCGCCCTCTATGGGGCGGTTGCGAAACCTCTCGAGCGCTTCGTCGAGCTCGGAGCAGGCCTGCGAGACGGCCTGCTTGGAGAAGCCCCTGCCGCAGATCTCCTCCATCATACGGCCGACCTTGGCTATCGAGCGCCGCCGACGACCATCTCGGCCATCACGAGGACCAGGGCGGCCTCGGCACGCCTGTAGTTGTCGAACACGAGCGTCTTAAACGAGACGTTGCGGTGGCGCGGGACGGCGAGCTCGACCGTGCCGACCCTGGTGACGAGGGAGCTCTTGCGGGTGCCGTTGTGGAAGTCAGTCCGCTCCTGCGTTTGCTCGTAGGGCTCGGCGCGCAGCTGCTCGGCGGAGTTTGCCGACAGGATCGCGTTGAGAAACTCCTGCAAGAGGAGCCGAAACGCGTCCCCTCTAGAATCCGTAAGGACCTGCGCTATCTTGTCGCTTTCGAGGGTAATATTGATTCGAGCCATGCCCGGCCTTCGATTCTCTGTGCCTTTTGGTGATTGCAAGTTTACTTGGAAGACGGGCCTCTGGCTCGCTCCCGTTTTTACACCACTTTACGGACGTAACCCCGAACATGGCTCAGATCAATAGTACACTTTAACCAGGACGAGATAATGCGGCTGCTCGAAGATTCCAGCGGGGAGGCGTTCAAGCTCATGCTGCAAAAGTCGCTCAACGCCGATCTGAGGGCGGAGTCGACCGAGCAGATCGGTGCGGGGCGCTTGCGAGCGCGCCGACAGCCGCAACGGCACGAGGGCGGCGCAGTGTGCCCTTCAAGACCAGGGTGTTCGACAACTACAAGCGCAGCGAGGCCGCCCTTGTGACCACCATGGCGAAGATGGTCTTGGGCGGCGCATCGACGGCGAAGGTGGGCAAGCTCATGGAGACAATCTGTGACAGGGGCTTGCCCAACTCGACGGTCGCCGAGGCCTGCGCCACGCTCGACGGGGCCGTCGAGGAAGTTCCACACGCAGCGCATCGAGGGCGACTAGCTGTTTGTCATGGTGGACGCGACCTACCTCAAGGTCAGGGTCGACCACAGGACCCGCCCGATGGCGCTCATGATCGCGACGGGGATGACCATGGACGCGATGAAGGAGCTCATAGGGTTTAGGCTTAAGGCCTGCGAGTCGCGTAAGACCTGGGGGAGGTTCTGAGCTGTAATCTTTTGGTGGACAGTGGGATTCAGGGACTAGCAACAGATATGCTCTGTCCAGATACCCACCTACCAACACCAGCAGATTGGAGAGATGAGATGTCGGTGAGCGCAAGCGAGATAGAGAAGGCAAAGTCCCGCACGAAGCCGGGGATACCCAAACACTACACTGAAGAAGTATTGCCTCGAGGCTGTCGAGTACTACAGGAAGGCACGTAAGGCCAACCCGAAGAAGAGCATCAAAGGATGCGCCGCGAAGCTTAAGGATCAACGACAAGACCTTAAACGACTGGATCATCAAGCACTCAAAGACCGGAAGGGTCACCCAGGTAAGGACCGAGGAGCACAAGCAGCTCGACGCAGTGAAGAGGCGCATGCACGAGCTCGAGAGCGAGAATAAGTTCCTAAAAAAGAGGCAGCCTTCTTCGCCGGAAGCCTCTGACCAAGGACAGGTTTTAGCTCATGCTGGAGAAGAGGGCAACCTACAGCGTCTCGATGATGGAGCGCGTACTGGAGCTGAGCAGGGCTCACTTCTACAGATGGCTCAAGGCCAAAG encodes the following:
- a CDS encoding GntR family transcriptional regulator — its product is MGYSSDSSSPLHVQLADYIRDKVYSQEWPEGTKLPSEHEFMNEFGYSRGTVQKGIQILVNEGLITKVKGKGSFVIKPNIEHLTGNSLLSFAESLRMQGIDFSTEVIGSEVIPADKTCSQRLGIPLNAPVYYLRRVRSTSDGPLLYMESRINMLTCPGIDKFDYADKTLFSAIEEVSGKKLGYAKVRYGARIAGKMLGKLLNCDETAPVLNIDQICYLEDNSSTEWGNIWLPANKYVLVSVLQRA
- a CDS encoding ribulose phosphate epimerase, which encodes MVKIAPSLMNMSLLQVKADLEQLDAIADLYHVDIIDGHYVHNMCLTPHFIEQIRPITSKPIEAHLYVEGVDRQMIDACIDAGATLLTLPADDVARSIHRMADYIHKRGAEVGIFLNPTIPVESIMEYAIELDSLLILSVDPGFTGQKFLEGTYRRIRKAKEIRVQTKAHYKIAIDGGCNSENFFQLIEAGCDVLNLGRGLFENGSNLKEAAYRTKKGIEVAESQVLREHKV
- a CDS encoding PTS sugar transporter subunit IIA — translated: MVGIVIASHGSYGDGLVDALELLTGKQERVCAVGLRRGEVPDDYKRKLQNAIAGVDDGDGTLVLVDLFGGTPSNVTAQSLLDPNVSAIAGVNLAMLLDVVFSRDEMNLSELTSEALTAGHGGIVDIRQKLSEVDAENDDADF
- a CDS encoding PTS sugar transporter subunit IIB, with the translated sequence MQAVGMNNVVLTRVDDRLVHGQVMTSWQKATGANKFMVVDDEVAANDLMKTVLKGVVSSNVKLGVFTIQKAADRLIKGFKPTDKVIILVKTPLTILELSDAGIDFKTLNIGGMGISGNRKTFYQNIACSDEELDAMRTLIKRGCNITVQIVVDDPKKDVAELLK
- a CDS encoding PTS sugar transporter subunit IIC translates to MQITLLQAFLVGVVYYMGFVGTPWLIGCLGSLSTIQKPLVAGVLVGVILGDPVQGCIIGAAVQMPFIAYIFAGGAQPNDPGLAGTLGVALALAAGLEPDAAVAISVPIALVGTIVNVIRMTFDVSFVHMIDRACERGDMKRAVFLHIVPPQILCFILCVVPVTLGCYYGVDAVTSMINVMQGRPLYTLEVIGGILPALGIAMNLRTLDRPGTLLWFVFGFVLSSYLGLGSMPVAIIGFIIAFFYVQLEMKAEEDRSLTEVPKQIVTSASTSSVASEDSDDDFK
- a CDS encoding PTS system mannose/fructose/sorbose family transporter subunit IID, whose amino-acid sequence is MAENVENVAVTANAGTGHHLDKKDVTKAWFKWVCLSNTNYNYERLMASALLASFSHVPDKLYPGDKQKKIEFMKRQMEFYNTEPHFGCIINGLALSMEEEMANGSAVTPEAITAVKTGLMGPFAGIGDTLWQGTLTPILLAIAMPLASQGNLLGPLLYCILMYAIMLFISHSMFFTGYNSGKEGIESMMASGSIKRLIATASTMGAIVLGCLANSYVTCTSYLQIPVGEGYIDLQTTLDSILKGGVPLAITLLAWYLLKKKNMNSTLVLVILVIIGIILGATGLFGGSAA
- a CDS encoding triose-phosphate isomerase, with protein sequence MDKITLKRPFFVVNPKSYLYGEKLHQLAKKTDELCEKYNLQSLFTAQLVDLPWVVANCSHVIPCAQTMESLKPGRGMGHVLPEALAAAGVRATFLNHAENPMTIGELARTIQRAREVGILTCVCADSVEEARAIAELHPDIVTCELNNLIGTSQIAGKDYIRKSTEAVKSVSPQTMVLQAAGISTAQDVHDAIFYGGDATGGTSGIVCAPDPLVKLDELFAVLDQVRSEI
- a CDS encoding YjbQ family protein; the protein is MNITIDVSQAVEKSGIKEGIVAVISEHTTCAVYSDEYDHDRTPDGDTFLQADLSDGLEKIFPEQHDWKTYRYPGVVHFSEVESWPNVDSYLPNGDRTMLWNGDAHLRSTLIGGSQIFEVAKGKLQMNGLASIFFADFDRTRERVRKIRVIVLGD
- a CDS encoding class II fructose-bisphosphate aldolase, coding for MLINLKDMCTIAEQNNMAIAQFDTPSLEAVRAALDAAEELGYPVILAHAEGHEPFVPLDAIGPVMVELAERSSAFVCVHLDHCERLSYMRRALELGFNGVMYDGSYLPYDQNVENSQYAAEMCAGFDAGLECELGSMGSREAGQRAEGGTAEESGAIYTDPKQAMDFITSTGLDALACSFGTVHGLYKGKPNLNFDVLRKIRKQCKIPLVMHGGSGVSDDDYVKSINVGIRKINYYTYGVLYAGNAVKKIVNEAGEEPVYWHDMTMAAYDALLADFKSTMKVFANGAKPLV
- a CDS encoding DDE-type integrase/transposase/recombinase, which produces MRAGLVVFALKMAYSRGYVAKGAIFHSDRGSQYTSSELTAWAAAHDVRLSVGRTGSCHDNALAESLFATLKNEWYYHKRLFDAATTKHKAHEFNRVVLQPLPPA
- a CDS encoding transposase, whose product is MARINITLESDKIAQVLTDSRGDAFRLLLQEFLNAILSANSAEQLRAEPYEQTQERTDFHNGTRKSSLVTRVGTVELAVPRHRNVSFKTLVFDNYRRAEAALVLVMAEMVVGGAR